Within the Rosa rugosa chromosome 2, drRosRugo1.1, whole genome shotgun sequence genome, the region TAGTACTGTAATCATTTAGCAATTCAGTCTCATTCATTCTAGTATACTCAAAATCTCTTCTCAAGGATTGAAGTTTAACAGCTCTAACCTTTTCTGAGCCTTTGAACTCAAGCAGCAGAACATCCCAAGCTGCTTTGGTTGTTTCTTCATTTGAGATTCTTGGAAAGATCTCGTCTGAGACTGAGTTTTGCAGTATGCCTAGAGCTTTTACATCTTTCTTTATGTTTGTCTTCAACTCCACTCTCTGAGCATTAGAAATATTTTCAATTTCTGGAACTGTATAGCCTTCATCCACATAACTCCATAGTTCATGTGAGATGAACATGGTTTTCATCTTAATCATCCAGAAGTTGAAATTCTCTCCACTGAAGATTGGAACTCTGATTTCTGATGAGTTGCTTGAACTAGCCATATTAGATCAGTGCCTTGTGTTTGGTTTTTTTGATTCAACAGTTGATATGACCCAGTTGATATATATTGATCAacagagctctgataccatgttggtATATTTTTGATAGTTGCttctactttgtatttgaacaaaatataatcgaaaccacaactttgttgatttgattaatttgcagtagcaaatgaagcatgaaCAGATCAACTTAACCCAGCAAAATTGTgtacttgagtttctgaacttgTTCCTTCCTTTACATCAACCATCTCttcccttatatagggtacaagattaacctacaaaatatctaaGATGAAACatattaaactagattaaaagTACTTTAGATACAAAATATCTAGCTTAATTAATTTGAGTGGAGCAAACAGTAATGCAAGTGGTTGTAAAATATATTTCACCTCAGTTAAGACTTTCACCGCAGCAAGTTTCGTGACAGCGAACGAACTCAACCTTTAGCGAACAGACTTAGTTATTCCGCGAACTGTTATTCGCGAACACTACTTCTTAGCGAACTCGCTTCTGACTTTTCCCCGCAATGACTTCATCTCACGAACGCACTTTAGCGAACATTCGCAGCGATCTCACTTCGCGAACGCACTCATCTCGCGAACGCACACCTTAGTGAACATTCGCAGATGGAGTAGGAAAGCATTAATTCTAACACAATATTACTGAAATTATGTTTTGTATCAGTTGTTTAGCATTATACGCTACAGTCAATATGATAAGTTATGCATTTGTTTTCCCCTTTAATTAGGAGAATACTTATCTGTTATAGTCATGCTTTTGTGAGAGTTGAAAACTATATTCACTACTAGTCATCATATATACTCTCTAAATTTGATGCGCAGGGATATGAGTAATAATACTTTTGATGTGTCAGAAGTTCCTGAATGGTTTTCAACCTTGCAGTTCTTGACGACATTGTATGTCTCATTCCTCCTCCATATATCTCTGTGTGTATCCGTATGTGTTTTGAGTTAAACATGTATAATGTATTTGAAATATCATCAAACGAAAAGAAATCAGAAAAGCTTAAGTGCTCAGTATTAATGTATATATCTATCATTGATGGCAGAATAATGGAAAACACACGGCTTCAGGGACAAGTTCCTCAAGCCCTATTTGGCTTTTACAATTTGCAGACAGTGTAAGTATCAAACTGATCGATGCCTAGAAGCACACCACACTCACTATAATGAATGCTGCACCAATTTTAATGGCTTTAGTTTTAAATGTGGACTCTGTTCCAAAGAAGATAATGTAACATAGTCGTCTAACACTGTAGCTATATGCCATGGTAGATTTGCTGTGATAAATTTAAAGTGATTATTCTGACCTAGTACAGGGTACTAAGGAACAACAATCTCAATGGCTTCTTGGATATTGAAACCAATTACGGCAACCAATTGCAACTAATTGATTTGGAAAAGAACTCCATTACTAATCTTACACAAAGTGGAGAATCCAACTATACATTGATGTAAGCAATAGCTTCCAAACTTTGTCTGTAATTTCCTTGGGTACTGTTGAAGAACTAAATAATTTAGTTACTTAATAGATTAATTGTGAAAAGCTTTAGTGATTAATTTTTACCTCTATATGTCAGAACTATTTTTCGATTATCTTTTTGCAGACTTGTTGGTAATCCAATTTGTAATCAGACAAACATGGCCAAGAATTATTGCATTGTTGCTTCATCAGATTCCTTATACTCAACACCACCAAATAACTGTGCGCCCATTGGCTGTAGTTCGGGAAAAGTTTCCAGCCCGAATTGTAAATGTGCACATCCTTACACAGTAACTCTAGTCTTCTTATATGTCAGTTTCTCAGACTTTGGAAACTCAACTTATTACACAGAGCTAGAGATCTCTTTCATCCAATCTTTTCGGACTTACAACATTCCTGTGGATTCAGTTTCTCTGGGTTCTCCTTTCTTCGACTTATTTTATTACTTTCACCTGATACTAGAGGTTTTCCCATCTGATCAAGATCACTTCAACAAATCAGAAGCTTCAGCACTTGCTTCTGTGCTTAGTAACCAGACTCTCCCACGTCCCCCCTATTTTGGACCCTTCTCTGTTGCATTAAATTATGCTCACTTCGGAGGTAAGTGTGGATCTCACATTAAACTTGATGAGAAATTTGAACGTACATACTGCTTAAAAATATTTGCAATGTTAAACTCAGTCATATCATCAAATGTTAATGACCCAAGTGTATTTCCATTTCTATCATTTTGGGGTTCCTACAGGATCAAACAAGGCCTTGATAATTGGTGCAGCAGTTGGCTGTTCTGTGCTTCTGTTATCAATAGCACTTGTAGGGGTTTATGCTCTCCAACAAAAGGGGAGAGCAAATGAGCAACGAAGCAGAGCAGACGAGCAACGGAGCAGAGCACTCCCTTTGGTATGTTGTTCATCCCTACAAAAGTAATGTCGAGTACATTTTTATACAGATTTTCTTATGTATTATTTTTGGGGTAAATATGTTTTAATTGAGGTGAATGCACAATAGTATTGGTTGATTACTTTCCTTCATGTCATCAAATGCAGCAGGCTTGGCTATCAAAAAGCAGTCTTCCTCAGTTAAAAGGAGCAAGATTGTTTTCTTTTAAAGAGCTTAAGGATTGCACCAATAGTTTTTCAGAAGCAAATGATATTGGTTCCGGGGGTTATGGAAAGGTTAGCTTTTACTATTTTTAAATCTTCAATGTCTCATATTCCCACACTAAATAATTGTaaacttacaaatgtggtcaacaTTTTACAGGTGTATCAGGGAGTACTTCCAACAGGCGAAATGGTTGCCATTAAACGAGCTAAAAGGGAATCTATCCAGGAAGGGATTGAGTTCAAAGCTGAGGTTGAGCTGCTTTCAAGGGTACATCATAAGAATCTTGTGAGCCTtgttggtttttgtttggaGCAAGATGAACAAATGTTGGTATACGAGTATGTTCCAAATGGTAACTTGATGGATAGTCTTTCAGGTAATCCATATACGGTATTGTTCTTCAATATAAATAAGAAATTAGGACCTTAATGCTTTTTATGCATACATACACTGGTCCAAGTATCTAGCTTATATTGACCTGTAATAGAATAGAATCTCCGATGATCTGAGAATTAGCAAATATGAAAATAATCAGCAGAATTCAGCAGTGTCATCCAATTAGGAGTGTATATAACAGATCCACCCTAGTACTGGTCTGGCATCCTTGAAATCCGGAAATTAAAAATTCAGCTTTGTTAGCTCTAGCTATTCTACCAGAGAAGAAAGGCCTGGAACGGAATCCAATTTTAATTACCAGGATTAATTATTGTTTCAGTTTGTTCTTATGTGATATATTAGAAAGTTTTCTGTGCAGGGAAGTCAGGATTTAGGTTGAACTGGATGAGGAGACTTAAAGTAGCCCTTGGCGCAGCGAGAGGACTGGCCTATCTTCATCAGCATGCAACCCCATCTATTATACACCGGGATGTTAAACCAAACAATATCCTACTAGATAAAGATTTAAATGCAAAAGTTGCCGATTTTGGTCTCTCCAAGTCTATGGCTGATAGTGGAAGGGATCATGTGACTACTCAAGTTAAGGGGACAATGGTCAGTAATCTTCGGACACCTCTGACATCAAAAATAGTGCATGcaagttctttttcttttcataaaTGAAGGCTAAAACGATAATCGGAGTCATGGTCGTTCATCGCGTTAACTGATCGAGCACAGCATTTTCataactttttcttcttttgggaATTATGGTTTTCATTAGATTTGAGTTTATCGTATAGTTCTTGACTGCGACCAACTAAACACAAATTGGAAAAGCATGCCCCTGAATCAATCTTTAGATCACAAGCATATATTTCATCCAAGCAATGAAGACCAAATTTCTGTAGGTTAGAAAATACCAGAGTATATCATTGTAAATTTGTAACTTGTAAGTCATAACTGATCGAGTAATGATTTTGTTTATCGGTGTAGGGGTACCTGGATCCTGAATATTATATGACTCAACAGTTGACTGAGAAGAGCGACGTGTATAGCTTTGGCGTGGTAATGTTGGAGCTGATAACTGCTAGAAGGCCAATAGAGCGTGGGAGGTATATTGTGAGAGTGGTACAGACGACAATGGATAGGACAAAAGATTTGTACAACCTGCAAGAAATTCTTGATCCAGCCATCGGTTTAGTAACAGAGCTGAAAGGTTTAGAAATGTTTGTCGATCTGGCAATGTCGTGTGTAAAAGAATTACGACCTAGAAGGCCTAGAATGGGGGAAGTGGTGAAAGAGATAGAGAACATTATACAGATTGCAAGTTTGAACGCCGGAGCAAATTCAGCATCCACTTCAGCAGGTTATGAGGACGTGAGTAAGGATAGTAGCGAGGATCCCTACAGCGGTCATGTCCTTGATCATAGTGGGGTTTTCAACCTACAGAGATAGAGGCACAGGGAGAATGATATGCATTTAGAATATTGTTGAACTCGGTAGAAGTTGGATAGCTCTGTTGTATATATTAATTGTAGAATTTTTCTTGAATCTTTTGATGTTTATATCATAGTATCAGTATCATGTGATGTAGAAATTGTACGGCTATTGGAGACACAGTCAGCTTGTGATTAGGTAAGAAAAGAAGTAAAGAACCTATCTGCTACATGGTTAACCTGTAGTATTGGAGTCATAGTTATCATAGTATCAGTGTCTTCGATGATTGCTGCATGTTTAAGTAATTGAACTCTTTTCGATATGCCACCATATTGTTCCAATTAAGTTTCTCTCATAAGATTATGCGTGTATGATAACCGGCAAATTGGCCGGAAACCCTCATGACTATATAAACGAACACTGTTACTACACACACTCTGCTGGGCTGACAGTAACACTCAGATGCGAAAGTTAGGGTAATAACCGCTAGTTATTACTAAAAATTGTACATCATAATTTCAAAGTAAGAAAAGTAGATATGTAGTGGTAGAGGGGGTGTATTTTGAATGAAATTCAACATTTCTCATTAATAGTCTCAAGCTAGAGCAGTACATTACATACATTTCCACTGCCTTGAAAAATAGAGGGCAAATAAGAAAACGTGGTATATATATCTAGTACCACTCATTAATGAAcatccatgctcacttattctaaATAGGCCTATCTTACTATGATCGAAACGATTGCATAGTAAATAAGCATAGTACATAAAAGACTTAATTAAAAGGAAGGCTAAAGAAAAGCCTTATGAGCCCATACCCTCCACCAGGATCCCATAACCGAAACCCTAGTAAGCCGGAGCCCGCCTGTTTGGTCCAAACTTGGGCCAAAATCCACAAACTTGACACCCAATCTGTTTTGAGCACCCAAAATGATATGGGCACCCAAAGCTTCCCAGAATTGGGCTGCAAACATGACCTGGACCATACAGCAGATTTGGGCCGCCCAATCGAGTTGGGCCTAGAAACTGATCTTGGCACCCAACCCAGAATGAGCATACCCACTCCTGCTCTGATCACTGTCACGGCCTCCACCTTCACTGCACATACAAGATGCAGGCCATCTCGTCTCCGACCCATATCCACGACCGAATTCAGATCTCGCAAAACTCGAATCCAACACCGAGAATCATCAAGACTTTTGTCCACCTTGAGACGCCCCCGACGCGGCCGAGACCGACCACCGTCATCAGACTCTTCTTCCTCTACAAGTTTTCTTCGGCGAAGAACCGCTGACCTCACCATTTTCCTTAGATCCCAGAGCTCGATGACGCCAGAACAAGGCCTTCTTAAGTTCAAACCCGAGGGCCAGCCTCCTATCCACCCCCATCTTGAGGCAAGTCGGAGATCCGATTCATCAGAAACGGCGGATGCAGGAGCACCATACCGCCAATTGCCGCAAACTTTACCCGCTTCTAAGAGCAAGCCACCGTTGCCGCTTGGAGGAAAGCGCACGAGGCTCGTCCTTAGAGGTCTGCCGCCGACGCCTTCTTGATAGTTTCCACCTCTCTCCCCAACGGGTAAAGAGTTGGCATAGATTGAGAAAGTGATTGACGATAAACATTGCCATTGAAGCCTCAGCCTAAGGCGGCTAGGGTTGAGAGCCATAGTATGTGTTGGTAGTGGGGGTGTATTAGCATTCTGATAAGCAATatattctaaaaataaaaaatagaattggtaaacaaaatattacaaaaacaaaagaattgaCAAATATGTTTTTGGCCGACCTAGAATTGAATCTGGATGATGACCTTCAGATACTTGGAAAaacaaagtcagaaaacaagaTTGACTGACCCAAGTCTTCGATCATTAAAAGCTTGTTAGTCCAATACAATGTTGTGCGCAGGATCTTTTTAGCCATTTGTTAaaaatttataaattttttgttttcttagaaAATCTTGATTAGTTATGTATTAATAATAAGGTTAAAGAAGacttgctcacctaagggacagtttttaaggaactgtgagggacaagtgaatctgacggctgaaaataaatgcacagttttaagttgttataatttctgcttgtatatttaatacatgtggttgagatgcatttgtccctcacagccttaaaactgtcccttaggtgagcaaatctgagGTTAAAGAACATTAACCGAATAAGTGTTGTAGACGAACTCTAGAGAATTTGTTGACTAGAAGCAATTAAGAACAAGATGAAATGAAAGTATAATAAGTTCCCAAAGGCAATTCCTAATATGTAAATGATAAACATTTATGACACGTTTACATATCTGGAATGGGAATGGAAATGAAAGGAGTGATTCTGGTGTATGAAatttcatgcgtttactaacatatATAGGTATTAGAATAGGTGTGAGTCCTACCTCATTATTAGAAATCAATTCCTGAATCACTTTTAGTTTGATAACCAAGAGGGGTATGAGTTTAGGAATGATTCCCatactaatttttttcttctcccattccagttgtctTCGATTCATGACTTCTTCCATTCCAGTTGTCTCTGATTCATGACttttttcattccaagtaagtaaatgtGCCACA harbors:
- the LOC133730766 gene encoding leucine-rich repeat receptor protein kinase HPCA1-like, whose product is MANEMANKVLMPIACKVLGRTLATHVFMLLVLTKFVGIAAEANNMDYISLKILMQAWDISWVGSDPCDGWKGIDCTNARVTSIILAGMGLRGQLPSDIQLLSELETLDLSLNKDLTGPIPTSIGNLTKLVNLNLAGCSFSEPIPHTIGTLKNLYYLDLNNNRLSGQIPPSIGDLSNLFYLDLTSNKLQGYIPVSSEVTPGLDMLHKAQHFHLGDNQLSGGIPTQLFSSKMVLVHLLLNRNNLTGEIPSTLGLVQTLVTVRLDWNSLSGLVPSSLNNLSNMTVLYLSNNQLIGPVPNLTGMNLLNYVDMSNNTFDVSEVPEWFSTLQFLTTLIMENTRLQGQVPQALFGFYNLQTVVLRNNNLNGFLDIETNYGNQLQLIDLEKNSITNLTQSGESNYTLILVGNPICNQTNMAKNYCIVASSDSLYSTPPNNCAPIGCSSGKVSSPNCKCAHPYTVTLVFLYVSFSDFGNSTYYTELEISFIQSFRTYNIPVDSVSLGSPFFDLFYYFHLILEVFPSDQDHFNKSEASALASVLSNQTLPRPPYFGPFSVALNYAHFGGSNKALIIGAAVGCSVLLLSIALVGVYALQQKGRANEQRSRADEQRSRALPLQAWLSKSSLPQLKGARLFSFKELKDCTNSFSEANDIGSGGYGKVYQGVLPTGEMVAIKRAKRESIQEGIEFKAEVELLSRVHHKNLVSLVGFCLEQDEQMLVYEYVPNGNLMDSLSGKSGFRLNWMRRLKVALGAARGLAYLHQHATPSIIHRDVKPNNILLDKDLNAKVADFGLSKSMADSGRDHVTTQVKGTMGYLDPEYYMTQQLTEKSDVYSFGVVMLELITARRPIERGRYIVRVVQTTMDRTKDLYNLQEILDPAIGLVTELKGLEMFVDLAMSCVKELRPRRPRMGEVVKEIENIIQIASLNAGANSASTSAGYEDVSKDSSEDPYSGHVLDHSGVFNLQR